The sequence below is a genomic window from Humulus lupulus chromosome 3, drHumLupu1.1, whole genome shotgun sequence.
ttgcaagaacaacttctataagaattttgttcgctttagcttctatacacaacttgtatgttcatcaaatggatgttaaaatggcattccttaatggtgacctcaatgaggaggtctatatggaacaacccgaagggtttgtccaaccaaaatatgaacataaagtttgtagacttgtaaaatccttatatggattgaaacaagctcctaagcaatggcatgagaaatttgatcaagccatcatgtctaatgggtttagacataacaatggagacaagtgtttgtattccaaaacttgtaagggatatgtgatcattgtttgcttatatgtggatgacatgcttattctaagtaatagcataaaaggaatagaagaaacgaagatgtttctatcatcaaccttcaagttgaaagatcttggagaagttgacaccatacttggtatcaaagtaaagaaacatagtgggggttttgcgttagggcaagcccactatgttgagaaagtattgaacaaatttaaccatctcaaggttaaagatgtcaatactccatttgatcatagtgtaaaactagagaagaatgaaggaagagcggtgactcaattggagtatgctagtgctatagggagtctaatgtacgctgcccaatgtactagaccttatatagcatttgcggtaagtaaacttagtaggtttacaagtaatccaagtatggatcactggaaggcaattggaagagtcctaggttatctcaagaaaaccaaaggattacgccttcactactccaaatttccttcaattttagaaggatatacagatgcaagttggatatccaatcttagggataacttgtccacaactggttgggtatttacacttggtggaggagcaatttcttggggttccaagaaacaaaccgtatatctcattccaccatggaagcagagttcatagctctagctgctaccggcaaagaggccaaatggttaagggatctattgatagagattcccctaatcaaagagaatgtatctactatatcgatacattgtgatagcaagcgacattggctagagcatacagcagagtgtataatggaaagtctagacatattagtctaagacatggatatgtaagagaattgattcaaagaggagtcatctcaatatcctatgtgagaacaagagaaaatctggcagatcctttcactaagccactaacgagggatttagtggctgcatcatctctagggatgggacttaaactccctaaagagattcacgattgatggtaacctatcttaacactagttattcaactagtgttagtttcaataggtaacaacaagtcaatcaagtgaatattagttgtactcaaaataagtcccatctgagatattgagtacttgtgtgttaccaagttgagggttaaaaccaaaaggttttttaatagaattcagtcttgtaaagacaagtatttttggtaacaaaatactgtaagaattctacctatatggacctaggggtggtgctgcctctgatgagaattgggagtattctcaagaacgtccatgaatggaaagtgcacatggccataaacggtgcaaagcgagacatagaggtctcaagtgaacatcgcaaacgtgtgtgtgttatcaccgatttgtcatcatgaaaagatggttcaatgcctagtgcaactaaattttcgacaaattttgtgataattacactatagtaaagttcaagttgaaaaacactttgctttatgcactagtgcaatgactcctataagagagagttcttatttaatcgaGTAGGGGATatgctatattttaaaatataatgattgattaaataagtgttataatagataactatttaatatagtgggggaatgttatattattttataatataatgtaatattatattataatataatgttttagattaaataaatgtgacaaagagtgtcacatatggtaacatataatagagagttacaatatttagatatatgagacatatccaaataatgtaacatatttggtgttacaaatccgtaacttccaaatattaccctttattttgtaaatttggtgttacacaatattgagatgaatttcataaagccatttgagaaatggttgttagagatatgatttaaaccctaataatgtgttttgggggttacaaaatcatttgggagggtttggaaccgtttggaaaaacatcacaaaattttgtgctaaaaatggtcagtggccacgGCCTATGGGTCAAAgagtagtggccgcagccactaatgTCTTTAGCCGTGGCCACAggcaaaaaactgaccaatttttcagttttttcaatctttgttgaacggctcaaaaaacccaaataactcccaaatctcatttttaattccatattaatccaattaaacattggtaactgccatgggggttggtggaatttgaaattcaaatggtgtctctaaactctataaataggagcatatagctcacttgaaagacacaacatttctatccattagagcacttggcttgaaacaccttgaggcttgataattccataaagcatttccaaaatctgatagagatcccttagtgcttgagttagggggaaataagcttttggacaaaggtttcaaaccttgttcaagttggtgatccccaacactcttcactttggttgtgtgagtgagagtatcttattattttgttcttgttcttattttcttctattatttttcttcttatcattcttattatatttacttgtatctttgcttaagagttgtaatctcatctaaaTCTTTCTTTctactacctcaagtttatttatatctttttgtcaaaagttgtattttctatttcaatcctcttcttcttctttctctatatttatttgtactttcaatcattgagttgtaaccttattttatcaatctatatttatttgtaatatattgcctagagttgtaatattctcaCCTATTTctattgaggcaatctattttttcctaacaatgAAATCCATAGAAACCTTAAATGCAAGCCCAATACAACCTAAAGCAACCTACTGCAAACATCATTATGCAACATAATGCAATTTCAAATGCAAATTACAACATGCAACCtactgcaacctcaaatgcaatgAAATCAACTTAAGCAACATCATTACGCAACTTAATCATCCTTATACTACTCATGCAATCTAGTGCAACCTCAAACGTAAGCTTATGCAACCCCAAGTAACTCACTACAACCTCAAATGAAAGCCTATTCAACTGAATGCAACCCCAAGCAACCCAttacaacctcaaatgcaagcccaATAAAAACATCATGCAACCTAATGCAACATAAAGTAACTTTAAAAAGTCGTTTGAAATTTTGTCTTTATGCAAGTCATGCAATCCAAAGCAACCTCAATTGCAAGCCTAATGCAACCTACTGCAACTCATGCAAGCTAAAATAACACATGCAAAACAATGCAACCCAATGCAAATTCATGCAACTCAATGCAATTTTAAATGCAACCTAAAGCTACCCAAAtgcaattttagaaaattaaacaATTCATTACTACCTTAAATGCTAGCCCATGCAACTAAATGCAACCCAATGCAATTCAAGGTAACTTAAAAGAACCCATGAAAACTCATATGCAACTTAATGCAAACCATGACAACTTAAAAAAACTCATGCTAACTTCATTTTTATGCAATTCAAGTAATCCACTGCAACCTCAAATAAGAACTTAATGCAACtccatgcaacctaaagcaactttAAAATGATAATATTCTAACTTCATTCTTAAGCAATCCTACGCAACCtgaaaacatatttaaaaaactTATTTTGAAATTTCATCCTTATGCAATTAATGCAACCTGAAATGAAAGTccaatgcaacctaaagcaactcaCTGCAATCTAAAACAACTTTAAAGAACTCTTTTGCAGATTGCAAAATATAACCCAATGCAACCGTTGTGCAATTTTCAAATGCAACCACAGTATTTTTCAAAtgcaatccaatgcaaccccATATCGAGTACATGTGAACTGACCATCAATAGAGGAAAGCCGCATGAATTGTAACATATTATTCATACACATTACACTTTAACTTTGGCTCTATTTTCATCTACGTTGAATCAaaatgtattatttgattcatttTCCATATAGATATAGGTAGCTATACCAAAGCTAGTAAGactttttcttattcttcttcttctttccttttcaaTATTCTATCTCACAATGATCATGACGATTTTCTTTTTTTCACTGTACAAAATTATTCTTAGACCATgaattttctgtatttttatttattgattcatttatttttattttgaaagaaTACCAAAACAAAAACAACCCCAAAGGAAATTGTCACCTACCCTTTAGATGAACCTCTTGACTGACCTGACCCTACTAGTTTTGGCATCGTTCTAAACGAAGTTTCAAGCAGAAACTGACTAAACTTACATCAAAGAAATGAGGGTTTTAAATTTTCCAGTTGTGATTGCATGTACTTGATGATGTTCACTTATATATTCAGCTCTATTAAAAACTTTTGAtagaatataaaataattttaaaaaaaataaaaaataatgacaCCTATTATTGAAGAGCCTCAGGTATAACAACAGAACACTACTAGCTATAACTATTTTGTTGTCTTTATCGGAAGATTACTCAAACTTTGATTTATATTACAATGAAGAAGcaagtgatgatgatgatgatggtgatgatgatgtcATTTCAGATCATTAGCTTTCCAACTTTAATGACCACATCCTTTGCTCAAATTCAGATTTTCTAAACGATGAGGAGAGCTCCGGCAATGGCTCTCACCATCATCATTACCGAACATCGATTTCTGGTTGCTTTACAATGCTCCGACAATGGCTGTCATTGGAGTTAGAGGAGAAGATAGCTCCACAATTATCTTTAGACTCGTTTTTAAAGCAAGTCGTATTTTTGCAAAAgaatatttaaaattttacatTAAGTCATATAATTGAAGAAAGTTTCTATTAACCGTATTTTTCAATTATAACTTTTcaatatttgtaaaaataaaaaatccccTTAATTATATCATAAAATTAACCAGTTCTAATAAATGTCCTAGTCCTTCTAACAAAACATATCCTActaaaattcaattaaaatatatttttttaaaatcacatatatatttttaggGAATTTCTTATGTGCAGCCGCAGACGTTTTCATTGTATCCAAAATGTCCAACATGGAAAGTGTAATAATAATGagtcattaataagaacatgggTAACTTCACTAATTATCAATTAGTTTTTAGATGGAACCCCATGATTCTTATCATGGTATCATGAGTCAATTTCCTAGCGGGCATTCGATCCACACTGATTGAAAGAGTGAGCTACCTTAAAAAGAAAAACGAGATATGCATGGTGCAAtaagacacttgagatccaaatAGTGAGCTAGCCGCTCGAGATCCGCATAGTGCAAAAATATacttgagatccaaaaaaaaTAAGCAAGCTGAAAAATGCTCACTTGTGATTaggtgattcaagattggtgagtaaaaaaattaccaccaacttgagGGGATATTGGAGTACGGTGTTTCATATGGAacaagtgtaagaatattgagtcATTAATAAGAATATGGATAACAACATTAATCACCAATAAATTTTTAGATGGAATCTCATAATTATTGTCATACATAAACATTTTTTTAGTGAGTAAACATTTCTAGTTAACTATAAAACGAGGATTTCTAGTCCTACCACATCAATAATTTGTTGTGTAGAAGTTTAGTCGCTTGAAAAATTAATTCTTGATTCTTTTGGTACCAATTAGTCGTGGAAGCCATTTTTAGTGAATGGGTTATTTTAATTGCTAAACATCTAGTTACTAAAAgtctattttctttcttttaaaataaattaaaaaaaatctattttcttatATTCATACATTGCcgcatcatttttttttaaatagagaATTCTACAATGCAGTCCCTAAAAATGGCCTCATGGGGTCATTATGTTTTCGGCAcgtaaataaattataattcaatttttttttatatgacggtctacattataattataatagTCATCCTACCAGTTTTTAGGATATTcttgttaataatataagttttattaatatgtaagggtagtttagtcttttagcctctcattattttggctatatattttgttgctcttgtacttTTATTTTTATCTCTTTCGTtataatgaaaacctagcctcccttttgattctctctcaaatcttattttgtctattttgcaaagTTATCATGGTATCAGAGAAATGTTCTTGAGTATCCTcaatttggttgcgctaggattacaATTTCGCACCAATTTTTGGGATTTCGCACTTTGTTCTGTCTATTTGGATTTCGATTGTTCGTCATGGCTGGCACAAAAGATGATTCGCTTCAGTCCATCAATGTGCAATTGAATGGGCAGAATTATTCGTATTggcattatgttatgaaaaatttTCTGAAAGGGAAACGTATGTGGGGTTATGTTTCTGGAACTACCACGAAACCGAAGGACGATAAGGATGAGAGCTTTGCAGAATAGTTGGATCTTTGGGATGCCAACAATTCAAAAATCATCACTTGGATCAACAACTAGGTTCAACAATCAATCGGTATCCAATTGGTGAAATATGAGACGGCGAAGGAAGTTTGGGAGCACTTAGAAAGGCTGTATACACAGTCTAATTTCGCAAAGCAGTATCAGTTGGAGATTGACATTCGGGCCCTTCAACAGAATAGCATGAACGTTCAGGAATTTTATTCTGCTATGTCTAATCTGTGGGATCAGCTTGCTTTGACTGAATCAGCGGAGTTACAGGAATTTGCCCCTTACATTGCTCGGAGAGACGCACAACGTCTGGTTCAATTTTTGATGGCTCTTCGAGATGAGTTTGAAGGTCTTCGTGGAACAATCCTGCATCGCAGTCCTCTTCCGTCGGTTGATTCGGTGGTTAATGAGTTGTTAGGAGAAGAGATTCGCTTGAAGTCTCGTGTTGATGAAGGGGGGGGGCGGAAAAGGGGATTATTCCTTCTCCGAATCCCTCTGTCTTTGCAGTTCCTCATCGGCCAGCCTCCAACAATCAACACAAGACTCAAGCCAAGGTTGGCTACGACAAATGCAGCTTTTGCAAGCAAAAGGGACACTGGAAGGCTCAATGTCCCAAACTGTTGAACAGGGTGCAATCACCGAATCAGTCTCCTCACTGGAAATCTGGTAACCAACCTCATCGACCTCTTCATTCTATGTCTTCGAACATGGCAGATATAGTTCCACCTGCAGATTCTGGAAGCACTCCTAGTACCTCGATTGATACACTCACAGAGCAGTTTCAGAAGTTCATTGCCTCGCAGCCACACGCCATGATTCATCTCTCTTTATTAGGTGTACTTCTTCTGGCCGCACTTTACTctctttatatgttgatgatatgattatcACCGGTGATGATGCGAATGGGATAACGGAGTTGAAAACGCTCTTGACTCAtgaatttgagatgaaagatttgggttccctacggtactttttagggatagaagtaGCTTACTCTCCTCGTGGCTATCTTCTTTCTCAATCTAAGTACATTGCTGATATTCTCGATCAGGCTCATCTCTCTGATGCTCGCACTGTTGATACCCCTCTTGAGCTTAATTTCAGGTATTCTTCATCTGATGGTGTTGCCTTGTCAGATCCCTCTCTATATCGCACTCTGGTTGGTAGCTTAGTGTACCTTACTATCACCAGGCCAGACATCGCTTATGCAGTTCACATTGTCAGTCAGTTTGTTGCATCTCCCACTACCGTTCATTGGGCAGCTGTGCTTCGTATTCTTCGATATCTTCGGGGAACTCAATTTTAGAGACTGCTTTTTCCATCTACGTCTACTTTAGAGTTACGTGCCtactcagatgcagattggggtggtgattgtactgatcgcaaatctaccactggtttttgcatatttttgggagattctcttatttcttggaagaGTAAAAAACAGACTGTTGTCTCTCGATCATCTACAGAAGCAGAATATCGTGCCATGGCCTCCACTACCgctgaaattgtttggttgcgttggttacttgctgatatgggtgttattctctcagatcccactccgatgcattgtgacaatgttagtgctattcagattactcgcaactccgtttttcatgagcgcacgaaacatattgagatagattgtca
It includes:
- the LOC133825543 gene encoding uncharacterized mitochondrial protein AtMg00810-like, encoding MADIVPPADSGSTPSTSIDTLTEQFQKFIASQPHAMIHLSLLGIEVAYSPRGYLLSQSKYIADILDQAHLSDARTVDTPLELNFRYSSSDGVALSDPSLYRTLVGSLVYLTITRPDIAYAVHIVSQFVASPTTVHWAAVLRILRYLRGTQF